Proteins encoded in a region of the Pseudomonas sp. PDNC002 genome:
- a CDS encoding transporter substrate-binding domain-containing protein → MLLLLVWTGFAGADPMPWAPLGLLARSADEPIKVRLDDSEWHWLRDKRTLVLGVTAPDYAPFDITSSGTDLEGVTADYAGILSSSLNVRVEVRLYADRTTALEALTHGEIDLLSRATRFEGLAPGITLTHPYFVNQPVVIGPEGIQLSSADHLAGRRIAVVSDYFSSLELGRYLPDAQIQPYQSVRRALESVAFGQADLFVGDAFSAQYLISQGYLPNLKLLNFASFNGDGFGFAVRADAQPLLGIIDKALDAIPVPVENAVQRRWSSTGAFSIANQRLILTPQERRWLERNPRPVLVVDQALAPISFFDSQGNFRGITADLLELIHARTGLSFEVRPEPSIPAMLDSMVNNQAKAIGALTSSPQREEWLNFSRPYMTASFVVVVAKQSNWLHTLDDIKGKRIAVPRGSVIAAFMRQQHPEVELVEIENNADDLPMISEGKVDGAIHLLSSANYLISRYYPDLRIGAALDREPGQFSIAVSQTDPELLSILNKAILAISPEDMASITSRWTASVERPDSVWNGYRIMILQLTWGGIALLLLVLVWNWRLQVKVHRRQVSERELNYRLEFKRAVIDGIPHPVAVRDSQGTLLTCNRSFLEATGLTRETAPGSRIVDCTSILKMDAQALHQVYQQVMAEGAAQAADLVMQMNGQVMEIYHWATPYRDPRGTLVGLVTGWIDITERERMRHQLEAAKEQAEEANRAKSTFLATMSHEIRTPMNAVIGMLELALTRAGEGHWDREPVEVAYDSARSLLTLIGDILDVAKIESGRLTLMPERARLRELVESVARVFDGLARQKGLDLKLEIEADAACEVLIDPLRFKQILSNLVSNAIKFTDRGRVKIQVSGERVPGERLSLAVSVEDSGIGISAEAQKQLFEPFSQVACDSHNTRGGTGLGLTICRKLAEMMGGTVTLESRPGEGTQVTVRLLVQILEALPEQKVCLIGQTALPDRVLTVLVVDDHAANRLLLTQQLEHLGHQVEVARDGAEALQIWHPEDFDLVITDCNMPVLNGYALAERIRELEAEMEATPCVIFGFTANAQPDEVERCRRSGMNDCLFKPIGLENLRIRLGLIPSIAVINHPAVKESEKASGFDLQALQEMTGGNPGLIRRLIEELHSSNAVDAGHLSRLVSAKDWPQLGELAHRLKGAARLVNASELRDLCGALECASMDGLEEQEIRQRAKAVELAIDTLQRSLLAYLKVAA, encoded by the coding sequence GTGCTTCTGCTGCTGGTCTGGACTGGCTTCGCCGGAGCCGATCCCATGCCTTGGGCCCCGCTGGGGCTTCTGGCTAGATCCGCGGATGAGCCAATTAAGGTTCGGCTCGATGACTCCGAGTGGCATTGGTTGCGTGACAAGCGCACCCTGGTTCTGGGGGTGACCGCGCCGGACTACGCGCCCTTCGACATTACTTCAAGCGGTACTGATCTGGAGGGAGTAACGGCGGATTACGCCGGTATTCTTTCCAGCAGTCTGAACGTGCGTGTCGAGGTTCGCCTCTATGCCGACAGGACCACTGCCCTGGAGGCGCTGACCCACGGCGAGATCGACCTTCTGAGCCGAGCCACCCGCTTCGAGGGCCTGGCTCCCGGCATCACCCTGACACACCCCTATTTCGTCAACCAGCCAGTGGTGATAGGCCCTGAGGGTATTCAGCTCTCCAGTGCCGATCATCTGGCCGGCAGGCGCATCGCTGTGGTCAGCGATTACTTCTCCAGCCTGGAACTCGGCCGGTATCTTCCAGACGCACAGATCCAGCCCTACCAGTCAGTTCGGCGGGCTCTCGAATCCGTCGCGTTCGGCCAGGCCGATCTCTTCGTGGGCGATGCGTTCAGCGCCCAGTATCTGATCAGCCAAGGCTATCTTCCCAACCTGAAACTACTCAATTTCGCCAGCTTCAATGGCGATGGCTTCGGTTTCGCCGTGCGCGCGGATGCCCAGCCACTGTTGGGGATAATCGACAAGGCGCTGGATGCCATACCGGTGCCGGTAGAAAACGCGGTTCAACGTCGCTGGAGCTCCACAGGGGCCTTCTCCATTGCCAACCAGCGCCTGATTCTCACGCCCCAGGAGCGCCGCTGGCTCGAGCGCAATCCTCGCCCGGTGCTGGTGGTGGACCAGGCGCTGGCGCCGATTTCCTTCTTCGATTCCCAGGGGAACTTCCGCGGCATCACGGCTGACCTGCTGGAGCTGATCCATGCACGTACCGGCCTCAGTTTCGAGGTTCGTCCGGAGCCCAGCATTCCGGCGATGCTGGATAGCATGGTCAACAATCAGGCGAAGGCCATCGGTGCGCTGACGTCTTCGCCGCAGCGCGAAGAATGGCTGAATTTCAGTCGCCCCTATATGACCGCTTCATTCGTGGTGGTCGTTGCCAAGCAATCGAACTGGCTGCACACGCTCGACGACATCAAGGGCAAGCGGATTGCCGTTCCCAGAGGCTCGGTGATCGCCGCGTTCATGCGCCAGCAGCACCCGGAGGTCGAACTCGTCGAAATCGAGAACAACGCCGACGATCTGCCCATGATCAGCGAGGGTAAGGTGGACGGCGCCATCCACTTGCTTTCCTCGGCCAATTACCTGATCTCCCGCTACTACCCGGACCTTCGAATCGGTGCTGCGCTCGACCGTGAGCCTGGGCAGTTCTCCATTGCCGTTTCGCAGACAGACCCCGAGCTTCTGAGCATTCTCAACAAGGCCATCCTGGCGATCTCCCCGGAGGACATGGCCAGCATCACTAGCCGCTGGACCGCCAGCGTGGAGAGGCCCGACAGTGTCTGGAATGGCTATCGGATAATGATCCTGCAACTGACCTGGGGCGGCATTGCACTCCTGCTGCTGGTCCTGGTCTGGAACTGGCGCCTGCAGGTGAAAGTGCATCGGCGTCAGGTGTCGGAGCGCGAGCTGAACTACCGGCTGGAGTTCAAGCGCGCGGTGATCGACGGCATACCGCACCCCGTCGCCGTGCGGGACAGCCAGGGCACGTTGCTCACCTGCAATCGCAGTTTCCTCGAGGCCACGGGCCTGACTCGCGAGACGGCCCCGGGTTCACGCATCGTGGACTGCACATCGATTCTGAAGATGGACGCCCAGGCCCTGCATCAGGTCTATCAGCAGGTCATGGCCGAAGGCGCTGCCCAGGCGGCTGACCTGGTGATGCAGATGAACGGTCAGGTGATGGAGATCTACCATTGGGCCACGCCTTATCGCGACCCCAGGGGAACGCTGGTCGGGTTGGTGACGGGCTGGATCGATATCACCGAGCGCGAGCGGATGCGTCACCAGCTTGAGGCGGCAAAGGAACAGGCCGAGGAAGCGAATCGTGCCAAGAGCACCTTCCTCGCCACCATGAGTCATGAAATCCGAACCCCCATGAATGCCGTGATCGGCATGCTGGAGTTGGCTTTGACCCGAGCAGGGGAGGGGCATTGGGACCGAGAGCCGGTGGAAGTCGCCTATGACTCCGCACGCTCGCTATTGACGCTGATCGGCGACATCCTCGACGTGGCCAAGATCGAGTCCGGGCGCCTCACGCTCATGCCGGAGCGGGCTCGCCTTCGCGAGCTGGTGGAGTCGGTGGCGCGCGTGTTCGACGGCCTGGCGCGGCAGAAAGGCCTGGACTTGAAACTTGAGATCGAGGCGGATGCGGCCTGCGAAGTTCTTATCGACCCGCTTCGGTTCAAGCAGATTCTTTCCAACCTGGTCAGCAATGCCATCAAGTTCACTGATCGGGGACGCGTGAAGATACAGGTATCCGGCGAGCGCGTTCCGGGAGAGCGCCTCTCGCTGGCAGTGAGCGTGGAGGACAGCGGGATAGGCATTTCGGCGGAGGCGCAAAAGCAGCTGTTCGAGCCTTTCAGCCAGGTCGCCTGCGACAGCCATAACACCCGCGGCGGGACGGGGCTGGGGCTGACGATCTGCCGCAAGCTCGCGGAAATGATGGGCGGGACCGTCACCCTGGAGAGTCGCCCGGGCGAGGGCACGCAGGTAACGGTGCGTCTACTGGTGCAGATTCTCGAAGCGTTACCCGAGCAGAAGGTCTGCCTGATTGGCCAAACGGCGTTGCCTGACCGTGTCCTGACGGTGCTCGTGGTGGATGACCACGCTGCGAATCGTCTGCTGCTGACGCAGCAGCTGGAGCACCTCGGTCACCAGGTGGAGGTCGCACGCGATGGTGCGGAGGCCTTGCAGATCTGGCATCCGGAGGATTTCGATCTGGTCATCACCGATTGCAACATGCCTGTACTCAACGGCTACGCCCTCGCCGAGAGAATTCGCGAGCTCGAGGCCGAGATGGAGGCGACTCCGTGCGTGATCTTCGGCTTCACCGCCAACGCCCAGCCCGATGAAGTGGAGCGCTGTCGGCGGTCGGGTATGAATGATTGCCTATTCAAGCCTATCGGCCTGGAGAATCTGCGCATCCGGCTCGGACTGATACCGAGTATCGCGGTGATCAATCACCCGGCGGTGAAAGAGTCAGAGAAAGCCAGTGGTTTCGATCTCCAGGCATTGCAGGAAATGACCGGAGGAAATCCGGGATTGATCCGCCGCCTGATCGAGGAGTTGCACAGCAGCAACGCGGTCGATGCCGGGCATCTCTCGCGACTGGTGAGTGCGAAGGATTGGCCACAGTTGGGCGAACTGGCTCACCGACTGAAGGGCGCTGCTCGCCTGGTCAACGCCAGCGAGCTTCGTGACCTGTGCGGGGCGCTGGAGTGCGCCAGCATGGACGGCCTGGAGGAGCAGGAGATTCGGCAGCGGGCGAAGGCGGTCGAGCTCGCTATCGATACCCTGCAGAGAAGCCTGCTCGCCTACCTCAAGGTCGCTGCCTGA
- a CDS encoding response regulator transcription factor, translated as MSKVLIVDDHPVIRMAMRVLLEKEGHVIVGETDNGVDALSLVKDLVPDLVVLDIGIPRLDGLEVISRISAFELPLKVLVLTGQSASLFAMRCMQAGASGFVCKQGGLAELISAVNAVVAGYNYFPSTAIRQSRRNGGQVDDQELIQRLSDREMAVLQYLANGYSNKEISEQMFISNKTVSTYKTRLLLKLNAHSLVDLIEFAKRNALV; from the coding sequence ATGAGCAAGGTTCTTATTGTTGATGATCACCCGGTCATTCGCATGGCTATGCGAGTGCTGCTGGAGAAGGAAGGTCACGTGATCGTTGGAGAGACCGACAATGGAGTAGACGCACTTTCGCTCGTCAAGGATCTGGTGCCGGATCTGGTGGTGCTGGATATCGGCATTCCTCGACTCGATGGGCTGGAGGTCATCAGCCGAATCTCCGCTTTCGAACTTCCACTCAAGGTGCTGGTGCTGACCGGGCAGAGCGCCTCGCTTTTCGCCATGCGCTGCATGCAGGCCGGCGCCTCGGGTTTCGTCTGCAAGCAGGGCGGCCTCGCGGAACTGATCAGTGCCGTGAATGCGGTGGTCGCCGGGTACAACTACTTCCCCAGCACCGCAATCCGACAAAGCCGGCGCAACGGCGGCCAGGTCGACGACCAGGAGCTCATTCAACGTCTTTCCGATCGGGAAATGGCGGTGTTGCAGTACCTCGCCAACGGCTATTCGAACAAGGAAATCTCCGAGCAGATGTTCATCAGCAACAAGACCGTCAGTACCTACAAGACGCGACTGTTGTTGAAGCTCAATGCTCATTCGCTGGTCGATCTGATCGAGTTCGCCAAGCGGAACGCACTGGTCTGA
- a CDS encoding response regulator has product MLATKLSILVVEDHPFQLIAVQMHLNRMGFFHLTPALDADEARRQCARRSTPFDLLICDINLPDGDGVELVGELVLAGQIRQAVLLSCQSEDDLSALHESFKGRGLPVLACLSKPLDQNALLQALGIELT; this is encoded by the coding sequence GTGCTAGCTACAAAACTCAGCATCCTTGTCGTCGAGGACCACCCCTTTCAACTCATCGCCGTGCAGATGCATCTGAACCGAATGGGATTCTTCCATCTGACACCGGCGCTGGATGCCGACGAGGCTCGACGGCAGTGCGCACGCCGCAGCACTCCCTTCGATCTGCTGATATGTGACATCAACCTGCCCGACGGCGACGGTGTCGAACTGGTCGGCGAATTGGTGCTTGCGGGTCAGATACGGCAGGCAGTGCTGCTGAGTTGCCAGAGTGAGGATGACCTGTCCGCACTGCACGAGTCATTCAAGGGGCGAGGCCTGCCCGTCCTCGCCTGTCTCTCGAAGCCCCTGGATCAGAACGCGCTGCTGCAGGCTCTCGGAATAGAGCTGACCTGA
- a CDS encoding 50S ribosome-binding protein YggL — protein sequence MATHRSRRLRKKLCVDEFQELGFELSFRYKEGQGEEGIGAFMQRFATSAVEPNEMVYSGCDEYGLICLARRGSVSAEQRGLIEQWLKQQPELSDFTIGPLIDAWYPDQPVEPRPH from the coding sequence ATGGCCACCCATCGCTCCCGCCGTTTACGCAAGAAGTTGTGTGTCGACGAATTCCAGGAGCTCGGATTCGAGTTGAGCTTTCGATACAAGGAAGGGCAAGGCGAGGAGGGGATCGGGGCCTTCATGCAGCGCTTTGCCACCAGCGCGGTGGAGCCGAATGAGATGGTCTATAGCGGTTGCGATGAATATGGCTTGATCTGCCTTGCACGGCGGGGATCCGTGAGTGCCGAACAGCGCGGGCTGATCGAACAGTGGTTGAAGCAGCAGCCCGAGTTGAGTGATTTCACCATCGGCCCGCTGATCGATGCGTGGTATCCGGATCAGCCGGTCGAGCCGCGCCCGCATTGA